Sequence from the Muntiacus reevesi chromosome 9, mMunRee1.1, whole genome shotgun sequence genome:
tcttgttTGCATATTGATTCTTTGTCTTCCCAAAGGGCCTTATCACTAACCTTTGAGAAGGCAAACAGCACTAagcctgtttttattttcagctttgtcAGGAGCTGTGCTTCTCCTTACCTAGTTAATAGTGCCAGAAGCTATATCATATCATTTGTATTTTTGAACTGGTACCAGAATGATAAGGAGGAGAAAATTCACAACTGTTTTGAAACAGATGCCAACTGAAATCACTCCTCCCTGGAACACATTCCAAGAAATAGATTGTTGTTAAGGGGAGGCCTTcgacataaatattaaaaatgttggTGAACAGGATTAaagatctttatgattttatcAGGGAAACTATGACTGCAGCAGATCCTAAAGTGTAGTCAAAGTAATTGCATTTCGAGTTTATTTGAAAGGAATTaacaatttatttttgtaattgcAGAGATCTTAGTAGAAACCTGATCCATGAAATTGATGACAGAGCTTTCGCCAAGCTTGGGTCAATAACGAACTTGTAAGTTTCATGCAACAATATCATGAAAGTAGTGAATAGTCTACAGAAACTTGTGTTTTAGCATTGCCTTCCCAAATCATCTTTCTGTTGAGTGGTCCTTTGTATAAAGGCTAACCTGCTATGATGTAGTGACAGCTTCTGAAATGGTTTTTCCTCACCTAAACTTCCTTAAAGCTCTAATATTTATGTTAATACATGTACAGACTTGTGTTTTAGGAGTTAATTTGAAGTCTTATTCACATTTTAGAGATGTAAGTTTCAATGAATTAACTTCATTTCCAACGGAAGGCCTAAATGGGCTAAATCAACTGAAACTTGTGGGCAACTTCAAGCTGAAAGAAGCCTTGGCGGCAAAAGACTTTGTTAATCTCAggtgtgtttttcttatttttcttttttctggaaggATTGGTAGGCCTTCAGATTATAGAgtatcctgttttgttttgttttttttcttgctgtggTTCCCAGATTTTCAATCTCAATCCTCTCATTGCTGTTGAgaacatgaactgcagcctgtgATGCTGTCAAGGAGATAATATAGCTCTTCATCAGAATGGTTTTATGTATAATGGGATTTATCATTTGCAACCAGATAGCAGAAACCACTTATGAGCCTATACAAAACTGATCCAATGTGATAATATTTCATAGAGACAGAGCGGGGACCTCCTTAGATATAGTAGGGAGAGCGCTTGGGAATATTATCATGGGAGAAGAGAATAAGTATTTTCATTATACTCATATGAGAATGTGAATTCGCTTAATGGTGTAAAGTCACAAATGACCTGGaacattaattttaaatgaaactaCCAGTTTCATATGATACATTGGGTGTGGTTAATTCATTTATAAAAGGAGTCTgataagatttttctttaaattgcagTATTGCTATTAAGCTTTAAAGATGGCTTGATTCAAATTTAGTTTTTCAAAGCATACCTTATCTAATTGGAGAAACTCATGGTGTCCCCTGATACTAGAGCCTTTGtttttaacaaatgaggaaactaagtccAGAGAGGATAAGGACCAGTTTAAAGTATTTACTTTTCACAAAACAAAAGCGTGTCTGTGAAGTTGGTATTTCAGTATAgattttgccatttttttccaGGTCTTTATCTGTACCATATGCTTATCAGTGCTGTGCATTTTGGGGTTGTGACTCTTATGCACATTCAAACACAGAAGATAACAGCCTGCAAGACCACAGTGGCTCAAAGGATAAAGGCAAGTgcatgaacttttaaaaacagaacactCTTTACAGCATTAGTCAAAGTCTGTGTAATTGTAATCAGTTTGTGACGGATCGATATGAAATCTGTGGAGAAAAAATGGCTTTTGTGTACTGTCTTCTGACATCTTTAATATGTTATTAGGTGTGGTGCACACTGAACTTAAATCATGTACAAGAGAAAACGCTGCCAGAAAGTGTTTTACTCTTTTAATCTGACTGCAGCTTGAATTGAACCATTTGTATTATATGTTCAGGTCTCAGTGATGTGGCAGGCGTCACCAGCAGTGCTGAAAATGAGGAGCACAGTCAAGTCATTATCCACTGCACACCCTCGACAGGTAAGCACAGTTTCTTGCTTTGAACGAACATTAGGCAAATGTATCTAAAACTTTTGGGGATAAATGTGATTTAACAGGAGTAGGACTAGATGATTTCATAAGACCTGACTCACCTGTGGTCTGTATACCAGGAGCTTAGGCATCTCTTGCAGAATCTTGGGCCagccccagtggctcagaatcTTCGTGTTAACAAGCTTCCCAGATGGGGGTTACATACATTGAAGATGGAGAGGTACTTTCTTCATGCAACTTTAACCCTGGGATAGTTCTAGAAGTTACTGCTCTATAAAGACTTTTAGtgttatccttttattttttaaatgcaacctTGTCTACTTTTCTATTTTACTTCACTGAACTTTAGTAGACTTGGGAGAGTTACTAAACTGACACAACAATTTAGTATTAGGTCATGACTGTGATATCCTGCCTAATCTACCAGAGAAGttgaatttataattttactgttaaaaaaattttaaatggctaaGTTGTGTGCTATGAAGTAGATTCCTGTTTAATCACACAGGATGTTCTGAACATTAATTTTATAACTCAGAATCATAAGTATTATGGATTCTTTAATGATTACTACTGAATTGGTGAGCTTCTTCAGAGACTGTGTATGTGTTCTTTTACTGCTTAGCACAGTTCCTGGTATAGAGAATAAGTTTATAGCAATCAGATGAGTGAATGAGGTTGACCAGAAGCATTTATAAAATCTATAAAAGGTAATTGATTGTTACAAGTCCAGGGCTGTAGTTCACTCACTTGTTTGCTGAAGTTTTTTATTGGACTTAAGGAATGGAAAGTCTTTATTAAAGGGGAGTCTAGACCCGAATATGCAGagattccatttctttctctctgattttaAACTTTGGGGGGTCAACCAGGAGGAAAGGTGGTCTGAGCTCATCTCCCCAGGTGGCAGTAGGAGTGAATGGCAAACCTATTTCCCCAACTCCACTCCGATGTGTAACACAGAGACAGCCCATGTGCTGACACAGAAGCAGGAAGTGAGGACAGCAGGGACCTTCTTTTAAAACTGGAGGAGGCAGCGGGTTTCCAAGAGAGGAGTGGAACCGACTTCCCAGGCCTTTGAGGGAAAGTAATTCCACCCACTATTCAAACATGTTCCAAAGGGTGTCCTATTCTCCCGGGTGATGTGAGCTACTCCTTGTTCCTTGTAGAAGGATGAGTTCAGATTCAGAGATAAAGGCGAACGCTTCCTCTTCACACTTCCCTgagggggaaataaaaaaattaactagAGAAAAATTTTTTGTGTGAGTTTCTTCAGTCAAATCGATAGAAATAGTGGAGCTCTGGCTTGTTAGGTCTGTGAATATCTCAGTGATAAAGATGCTTTACAGGATGTATCAAACACATTTTCTTGTGCTCTGCAGacaacattttgtttttctttactaaCCTTTAAATGAAACAGTTGTCATTTGGGACATAACTAGCATGCCAAAATCAGTTGCTAGAACATGCAGCTCAGCTACTAAATTAGTTCTTGCAGTTCTAGTTTAAATGATGCAAGGTGTTATTGGACATAGTTTTACATGATTTGTTAACATCAATGTAATTTAGCTCTCATTGTACTATTTTGTTCAATGACCTCTGTCAGGTCTACCAAACACTTTGAAATCTCTgcatgaaaaatggaaataattatatTTGTCTTAGCCTGCTTCATCAGATTGCTTTTGAAGGCTGTAAgaaatgtgtataaaatatatgttacatatacatATCATGTATAATTAGTATCAAGTATATTAGGAACTGGGAAGAAAGAAGATAAGGACCTAACATTTTTTGAAGTCCAACTATGTACCCAGTAGCCTGTTACCTTGTGTGTGTAATTTTACTTAAGCTACACAATGCTATGAAATAGGTGTTATTATCCACAAGGGGGAAAATGAAATTTATAGAGGTTTAAGCTGCCCTCTTAAAGGCAGCAAGTTATAAACCCTAAACTCAAACTCAAGTTTATCTGATTCCAAGCCCCATATGAAGTAACTTTAACATGCTAGTCACTGTGCTATGTATATTAACTTCAGtatgagaaaaagtgaaaattttcctttaaatatcaCTGTATAACTTTGCCAAGtagttaataaaagaaatatatgacatattaaaataaaattttaaatagcctAGTCCAATGATTAGATGCCTAAGAAATGATAATCTTTTCAGTTGGGGTCAATTCACTTTGGTAGTAGATTATTCTATTAATAGTTTCTCAAGCCATATCTTATGGAAGATAGTCTTTtataaattctcttttctctctttcattttagGTGCTTTTAAGCCCTGTGAATACTTGCTGGGAAGTTGGATGATCCGTCTTACTGTGTGGTTCATTTTCTTGGTTGCATTATTTTTCAACCTGCTTGTCATTTTAACAACATTTGCATCTTGTACATCAGTACCTTCCTCCAAATTGTTCATAGGCCTGATTTCTGTGTCTAACTTATTCATGGGAGCCTATACCGGAATCTTAACTTTTCTGGATGCTGTGTCCTGGGGCCGATTTGCCGAATTTGGCATTTGGTGGGAGATAGGCAGTGGTTGCAAAATAGCTGGGTTTCTTGCCGTTTTCTCCTCAGAAAGCGccatatttttattaatgttaGCAGCCATCGAAAGAAGCTTATCTGCAAAAGATATGATGAAAAATGGGAAAAGCAATCACCTCAAACAGTTCCGGATTGCTGCCCTTCTGGCTTTTCTGGGGGCCGCAGTGGCAGGCTGTTTCCCCCTTTTCCATAGAGGGGAGTATTCCGCATCCCCTCTGTGCTTGCCATTTCCCACCGGAGAAACCCCATCGTTAGGGTTTACCGTAACTTTAGTGCTGTTAAACTCACTAGCATTTTTATTAATGGCCATTATCTACACTAAACTCTACTGCAACTTGGAAAAAGAAGACCTCTCTGAGAACTCACACTCTAGCATGATTAAGCATGTCGCGTGGCTCATCTTCACCAACTGCATCTTTTTCTGCCCCGTGGCGTTTTTCTCCTTCGCGCCATTGATCACTGCCATCTCGATCAGCCCCGAAATAATGAAGTCTGTTACTCTGATATTTTTCCCATTGCCTGCTTGCCTGAATCCAGTCCTCTATGTCTTCTTCAACCCAAAGTTTAAAGAAGACTGGAAGTTACTGAAGCGCCATGTTACCAGGAGCAGCGGATCGGCTTCGGTTTCCATCGGCAGCCAGGCTGGCTGCGTGGAGCAGGATTTCTACTACGACTGCAGCATGTACTCACATCTGCAGGGCAACCTGGCCGTGTGTGACTGCTGCGAAGCCTTCCTGCTGACAAAGCCCGTGTCCTGCAAACACTTAGTAAAATCACACAGCTGCCCTGCCCTGACCGTGGGCTCTTGCCAAAGGCCGGACGGCTATTGGTCCGACTGTGGCACGCAGTCCGCCCACTCCGATTATGCGGATGAAGAAGATTCCTTTGTTTCCGACAGCTCTGACCAGGTTCAGGCTTGCGGACGAGCCTGCTTCTATCAGAGTCGAGGATTCCCTTTGGTGCGCTACGCCTACAATCTCCCGAGAGTGAAAGACTGAATCCATGTGTTTGTAACTGTTTCTCCCGTGAAGCAAAACCACGGTGTTAATAAGCATGAACCCTAGTCTGATCTCTCATCTGGGAAGCACTTCAGTGATCACTGCCTGGTGTCACTtagaaggaggagaaaggtggCAGGTTATTTCTTCAACTAGACCTTTGCGAAGGACAAGTGCCTGAACTACCGATTGATGACAGAATGCAGTGTCCAAACAATGTGTAGTCTATTTGAAACAAATAGTTAACTTGAAAACGATTTTATGTATATCGTAGCAATATAACGTTGGGTTTTTCTGATCCATAAGGAGCAAATTTATACCTGTTTCTGAATTAAGCACAAGATAGAGAACagctgttaatattttttaagaatattttaaatggtgATTTTATATAATTGAAGAACAAGGCTTGCTAATTTTACCTAATGTTTCATCATTAATCTCAGGACAACTTAACTGCAGggccaaaaaaaaggggggggaggggGATCGTTTCCCAGACAGGACTGTGAGAGTGGATGTAGGCACTAAattcttgcatttttctaatCCATCTCTGACATAATAGAATCATCAATTTTGTGTAAGAGATTTAAATCTAAAACCTgaagatgtttttaaaacaatattaacaactgttacatttttaaaagagtaactGAACACATTTGTCTTCAGTCATTGTGCATTGCTTTGTTTCGATCACAGTAATTTTTTCTGCAGTGCTTTGTGATCATGCTATTAGGAAAAAGTAAAGGGCTCATTGCCATGTGATTTTAGTAGATTTGGCTAAACTACTAACAGAGGATTTTAAAAGTATCTTAGGGATTTGATGACTCCGTATAATGTTCTTGTGGATAAAACTCTTCCTAATATCATTGGCTCTATCAGTATTTTCCAGTTCAGTTGGTATGTGATCTACCTGTAGCTTGAATTGTACAGAAAGTAAATTGTGGCAAATGGTTTCACTAAGGTGGAAGAAATCAGGAGTAATTATGACACAAAGCACTTACCTTTATTTCTTAGTGAGCTGGATTCTCCTGAACCTATGCTCTTACCTGGAAGCTACCATATATTTTCCCTTCCTTTGATTTACAAGAGCCTGTGCAACAGCTCTGAACCTGTTCTTGTGAGACAAGATAAATATGTCACTAAGGAAAACAAAAGGCATAAAGCTTAGGCCTAtgtctttaaaacttaaaaattctaCTTGATAGTCATCTATGGACGTTTGATTATATGGAGTCTTAAAGTTATAAATGTTCACTACATTTTTTGAACAGTATGCTAAATCAATAGCAAATCCACTGCCATATTAGTTGTTCATGAGATACTAAAAAACATTAAGCTAGATTGCAGTTTAATAATTAAACTGTATATAATGTGCATATAATGAATTTTTAtcttatgtaaattatttttagaacaCAAGTTGGGAAATGTGGCTtctgttcattttgtttaattaaagCTACCTCCTAAACTATAGTGGCTGCCAGTAGCAGAATGTTAAATTGTGGTTTATATACTTTTTGCATTGTAAATACTCTTGGTTGTACATTGTCAGTGTAATAAAAACAGAATCTTTGTATATCAAAATCATGTAGTTTGTATAAAATGTGGGAGGGATTTATTTACAGTGTGTTGTAATTTTGTAAGGCCAACTATTCACAAGTTTTTTAAATTGCCATCATGTTTGTATATTTACACATCTGATAAATATTAAATCAtaacttggtaaaaaaaaatctagctaaaagtttttttcttcaaaagtcATGTTACTGAATACTTTCATTGCATTCATTTAAATAATAGAATagcagatatttaaaatatgtggtAAACTGTGTTATACATATGATAGGAAGTATTGTATGCAGTGTGTTGAATCATTAAACTTTCTGGAAAGCAATCTATTTTGCCTTAATTTATAACTAGGTATATTAATGAATTAGTTTTAGTGTTAAACTAAGCAAattgaagtaaaatatttttaagcgtTCTAGAAGAAATGTTGGGAGAACACTTTGCTGAAATTTACAAGTAAGGTTTTATTGTATCTTAAGTCTGCATAATACTCATGGAAAACAAACTATGAAATTTAAGAGGATACCTTTAATTAGATcttatttaaaagcaaatgattttttttaattgcatattcCAGATACAGTCAATTGCCAAAATGCAACAGTCCTTCCTTTCTTATCTTATCCGAGGTTTCATTTTCCATAGTTTTAATTGCCCATAGTCAACTGTGGtccaaaaatggaaaatgaaaatggaaaattctagaaataaactcataagttttaaattgtgtGCCCTTCTGAGTAGTGTGCTGAAATCTCCCACTGTTCTATTCTGAAAGGAATCATCCCTTGTCCAGGGTTTGCAGTCCGTTAGTCACTTAGTAGCCATTTCTGACTCTTAGCACTTGTGTTCAAATAATGGCCCCAAAGCACGAGAATAGTGGTGCTGGTAATTTGAATATTCTCTTACTGTGCCTAACtgataaataaaactgctatatttaaaatggataaccaataaggacctactctatagcacagggaactctgcccgatgttatgtggcaggctggatAGAAGGGGAGTTTGAGGaagaatggatccatgtatatgtatggctgagtcccttcagtgttcacctgaaactatcacaacattgctaactggctgtaccccaatacaaaaaaaaaaaaaaagtttatttaaaaaaaactgtaggaAAAAACATGGTATTTGTAGGGTTTGGTACTATCTGCAGTTTCGGGCATCCACTGAGAGTTTGGGACCCTCGTGGATAAGGAGGGACTGTTGTGCTTGGAACTAACTCAGTATTCATAAACACCaagccctcattttacagatgggaaaatagaGGGCCTAATGAAATTTAAGTGAATACCTGACACATACAGCAAATTAGAGCCCAAACCAGCACCCAGTTCcccttaatttttttgttttttttttgttttgtttttgtcttaaaCTTCAGTATATATTTGGAATTTCCATAACCAAAAGTAATACTGTAATTACCCCTCCTCCTACGCTGTTGGCCCTCACTGCCCATACCCATCATCCAACTTTGGCAGTTGTCTAGAGCACGTGGTaaatgtcatttcttcttcatcccATTCACTCATCTTCTGGAACCCCTCTGCCCCTTGGATTAcattgaagcaaatcctaaacatTTTGTTTCATCTGAAAATGTTTCAATATGTCTAGGGCTACATTTTTTTAAGAGGTATAATATATTGCCTTAGGACTCACTGGTAATAATGTTACTTTTGTAACAGATTTTCAAGCAAAGGTTTCTCTCTTCACTTACACAAGATTACAATGCcaatcaaaaaagcagaaattataCCCAAtataccatgaaagtgaaaataaatatataaacaactgaGTATTAAGGAGAGAAGTAACTAAGTCAACATCCTGAAACTTAAGGGAGAGGCCTTCTTTTGAccttatttatacattttatataattctACCAAACTTGAGTATGGTTTCTCAGTCCCAGTAATGAAAAGGCACTGTAAGAAATGAGAACACAGGATTTGATTATGTTCAAGCACCAACACTAGTGGCTCTTTGCCTTATAGTTCCAGAGTTGTTACAACATAATGCAATACTTGGTCATGAATTGAATGATTCTGAGGCGTCCAGGAAAGGGCATaatttgtttaaaacattttagattCCCATAGTAAGAGGTTAGACTGGGAAAGTTTTGGAGCTTATATGACACAAGTTACCACTGACCATTTTCTCTTGTCTGATCCTGCGCTAGAAGTTTTGAGAATTAATAAGATGATATAACTGGGAAACATTACAGAATTtccctattttacagaggagTGAGTAAGGACTTGGAAAGGCCAAACAGCTTATTTAGGTGATGttgtgtgttagccgctcagttgtggctgactctctgtgacaccatagactgtagcccaccaggctcctctatcctgggatttcccaggcaagaatatgggagtgggtagccatttccgtctccaaggAAACTTACGGAGGGAAACCTAGCAAATAAGAGAAAAACcatggattcaaatccaggtcctTTCATACTGAAACTTGTTTTCCTACTATGCTTACGTA
This genomic interval carries:
- the LGR4 gene encoding leucine-rich repeat-containing G-protein coupled receptor 4, producing the protein MPGPLGLLCFLALGLRGSAEPSGAAPPLCAAPCSCDGDRRVDCSGKGLTAVPEGLSAFTQLLDISMNNITQLPEDAFKNFPFLEELRLAGNDLSFIHPKALSGLKELKVLTLQNNQLKTVPSEAIRGLSALQSLRLDANHITSVPEGSFEGLTQLRHLWLDDNSLTEVPVHPLSNLPTLQALTLALNKISSIPDFAFTNLSSLVVLHLHNNKIKSLGQHCFDGLDNLETLDLNYNNLGEFPQAIKALPSLKELLFHSNSISVIPDGAFDGNPLLKTIHLYDNPLSFVGNSAFHNLSELHSLVIRGASMVQRFPNLTGTVRLESLTLTGTKISSVSSNLCQEQKRLRTLDLSYNSIKDLPSFNGCHALEEISLQRNQIHQIKEDTFQGLTSLKILDLSRNLIHEIDDRAFAKLGSITNLDVSFNELTSFPTEGLNGLNQLKLVGNFKLKEALAAKDFVNLRSLSVPYAYQCCAFWGCDSYAHSNTEDNSLQDHSGSKDKGLSDVAGVTSSAENEEHSQVIIHCTPSTGAFKPCEYLLGSWMIRLTVWFIFLVALFFNLLVILTTFASCTSVPSSKLFIGLISVSNLFMGAYTGILTFLDAVSWGRFAEFGIWWEIGSGCKIAGFLAVFSSESAIFLLMLAAIERSLSAKDMMKNGKSNHLKQFRIAALLAFLGAAVAGCFPLFHRGEYSASPLCLPFPTGETPSLGFTVTLVLLNSLAFLLMAIIYTKLYCNLEKEDLSENSHSSMIKHVAWLIFTNCIFFCPVAFFSFAPLITAISISPEIMKSVTLIFFPLPACLNPVLYVFFNPKFKEDWKLLKRHVTRSSGSASVSIGSQAGCVEQDFYYDCSMYSHLQGNLAVCDCCEAFLLTKPVSCKHLVKSHSCPALTVGSCQRPDGYWSDCGTQSAHSDYADEEDSFVSDSSDQVQACGRACFYQSRGFPLVRYAYNLPRVKD